The genome window GATCAATCTTTACCGCCCCATTGGGTTTTTTGTACCCATGCTCACCATGATCATGGGAGGGGTTTGCTTTCTTTACATGAAGTATATCCTCATCTTCCTATTTATTGTAGTGAGGTTACAAAAAAACTTTTACCTCTCAATTGGTTGAGGGCTGATGGCTCCATGGTGGAGCCTTTTTGTGATAGTATTCCGTGGCGATCGCCTTTACAATTAGAAAAGAATTTAAGTGTAGAATTATACCCTGCTGGACATCTACCGGGGGCCGCCGCTGTTTTATTCCGTTATCATCACGGGGATAGGGTTTATAAAATCTTCTATACGGGGGATTTTTGCCTTTCTAATCTTCAGTTGGTGGAGGGTTTATCCCTCGATAATATGCGTGGTTTAAGCCCTGATGTGTTGATTATTGAGGGTACCTATGGCACTGCCCGTCACCCCCATCGTCGTCAACAGGAAAAACATTTGATGACTAAAATTCGAGAGGCGATCGCATCTAACATCAATGTTATTCTACCAGTACCAACCTTCGGTTTAGGACAAGAATTATTAAAATTGTTGCGATCACACCATCAATTTACAGGGGCAAACATTGATATATGGGTAGATGGTAACGTGGCGATCGCCTGTGACCTATACTTAGAATTAATAGATTATTTTCCCGCTAATGTCCAAAACTTTGCCAAACATCAACCCCTGTTTTGGGATGAAAAAATTAAGCCAAGAATGAGAAGATTAACCCCTAACATTAATAGAAAAAAAATAGGGGAAGAAACATCTATTATCTTGACCGATGACCTATCAAAAATAGACGAATATTGTCAAAATAATGACTATAAATGGTTAATATTGACCCCAGAACATTCAAAAATTAATAAAAGTAAAACCTTTAACCAAATTATAAATAAACTAAATACCGAAAAAGTAATCGTAGAAAATTATCTATTAGCAGAACATAGCGACGGACGAAATACCACCCAACTAATCCACAACCTCCGTCCTCAACACGTCATTTTTGTCCATGGCACCCCCAACTACCTCGCCGACTTAACCGCCCTCGAAGAATTACAAAATCGTTACCAACTCCACTGCCCCGAAGTAAACATCAAAGTAGATTTACCCATCGGAGAGCAATTTATTCAACCAAAAATTAGCCCCCAACAAAACTACGAAGGAGAATTAAACGAAACAGGAGCATATATTACCATCACCTTACCAGAGCAACTAAACAAAGATTCTCGTTGGCAAAATTTTGCGGATACAGGGCTAATAGAAGCCCGTTGGCAAGGGGAAGAATTAGTTTTAAGGGGTTTATCTCAACGGGAATTATTACAGCAAAATAGCTCTATTCGTCGTCAACTAAATGCCGAATCATGTCATAACTGTGCTTATTATGACGAAGATTGCTGTCACAACGAAAAATCCCCCCTCAATGGTTTTGAAGTACCAGAAGATGGATTTTGCCCCGCCTTTGAAGATAATGGACAATAAAACTTATTTCCCATTGCTGAATAAATCAAAAGCTGTAAATATAAAGAATTTGGGCATACTCATAGCTGTCAAAAAAATACGCAAAAATCGCCATTATAAATTAACATCATGACCCCACTTTTTTCATCACATTCTAATTAATTATTAGTAAAAATAATGTTGAAATTTTGGTCAACAAATCGTTGATAAACCTCTCGTAAAGGAGGGATAGATTGCTCATTTACCACATAGGTTTTAAACTCTTGACCTTCGCTCAAATATTCAGCATATCCAGCTTGAAGGTAGGGTTTATAGTTTTCATTATTCCTCTGATGCACTTCAAAAAATGCCAACATCATCGAATGGGTGTATTCATTCAAAAGTACGGGAGAAGGAAGAGTTAAATTTGTAACCGTGCTGATTAAATCACTAATCCCTGCATCTAGCTGAGAAAAATCC of Cyanobacterium sp. HL-69 contains these proteins:
- a CDS encoding Cleavage and polyadenylation specificity factor, 73 kDa subunit; protein product: MAVMIQQQECSSSPSFHLSCSPLAVGHDTEGLAIMLNVGEYRILLDCGLENIKSLLVDQSLPPHWVFCTHAHHDHGRGLLSLHEVYPHLPIYCSEVTKKLLPLNWLRADGSMVEPFCDSIPWRSPLQLEKNLSVELYPAGHLPGAAAVLFRYHHGDRVYKIFYTGDFCLSNLQLVEGLSLDNMRGLSPDVLIIEGTYGTARHPHRRQQEKHLMTKIREAIASNINVILPVPTFGLGQELLKLLRSHHQFTGANIDIWVDGNVAIACDLYLELIDYFPANVQNFAKHQPLFWDEKIKPRMRRLTPNINRKKIGEETSIILTDDLSKIDEYCQNNDYKWLILTPEHSKINKSKTFNQIINKLNTEKVIVENYLLAEHSDGRNTTQLIHNLRPQHVIFVHGTPNYLADLTALEELQNRYQLHCPEVNIKVDLPIGEQFIQPKISPQQNYEGELNETGAYITITLPEQLNKDSRWQNFADTGLIEARWQGEELVLRGLSQRELLQQNSSIRRQLNAESCHNCAYYDEDCCHNEKSPLNGFEVPEDGFCPAFEDNGQ